The region TCTTGTCAGATTGGAATGCTGCTATAATAAGTAGATCATCTCTGCAGGCAGGTAAGGGTAATAATGTGCCTGTTTCTTGTCACAGATGGCAGCCTCCTATGGTTAATTGTGTAAAACTTAATGTGGACGCCTCCTTCAATGTCATTTCGAACTGGTTCTCTATAGGGATGATCCTTCGTGGTCATCTGGGTAATTTTCTTCATGGTAAGGTTGCTCGTTTTCCTATGGTAAACTCTGCTTTTGAAGCTGAAGCTTTTGCTATAGCTGAAGGTCTGAGCTGGCTGTTCTCCTTGCCATATAAAGATGTGACAATTGAGTCCGATTCCATGCTGTCTGTCCAAGCTATTAATCGATGTAATCACAATGCTCTTGAGGTCGGCCATGTCCTGGCTATGCTGCAGGCTAGGCAGGATGTTTCTATTGTTTTTGTTAAACGGCAAGCAAATAAGGTAGCCCATGAGATGACTCATTTGCTTTGTAGCCAAAACACTTTCACGTCTCCTCCTTTGATGTTGGTGGAGTTTATGCCGTATGATTCAACGTTTTAATGAAAGTTTGCGTTTtgttcaaaaaaataaataaagcaTCGGTGTCGGCAATAGAAGTCAGCGAGCTGTGTAACCT is a window of Apium graveolens cultivar Ventura chromosome 11, ASM990537v1, whole genome shotgun sequence DNA encoding:
- the LOC141695991 gene encoding uncharacterized protein LOC141695991, whose protein sequence is MSVGRRLSYLVEYSGGFGSSGKASVGAKSKGNNVPVSCHRWQPPMVNCVKLNVDASFNVISNWFSIGMILRGHLGNFLHGKVARFPMVNSAFEAEAFAIAEGLSWLFSLPYKDVTIESDSMLSVQAINRCNHNALEVGHVLAMLQARQDVSIVFVKRQANKVAHEMTHLLCSQNTFTSPPLMLVEFMPYDSTF